From one Bacteroides eggerthii genomic stretch:
- a CDS encoding ATP-binding protein, with amino-acid sequence MDRLYENFNKLLKATSTDFIRYKYAEINWDSHMLGLVGPRGVGKTTMFLQHIKQSLNPKETLYVSADNMYFADNSLIDLADKFNKQGGRHLFIDEIHKYPNWSRELKQIFDSYPDMQILFTGSSILDIYKGTADLSRRAPIYEMQGLSFREYLSMFHQIHVPVYTLEEILEHKVEIPGIAHPLPLFSKYLQYGYYPFGKDVTFEIELNQVINQTMENDIPQYANMNVSTGRKLKQLLMIISKSVPFKPVMQKLADIIGVSRNYLSDYLLYIEKAGMIAQVRDATGGIRGLGKVEKIYLDNTNLIYILGGENSNIGNIRETFFYNQMRVKQDIIYSKVSDFQIGERTFEIGGKSKGQQQIAKAQEGYVIKDDIETGYGNIIPLWNFGMNY; translated from the coding sequence ATGGATAGACTATACGAGAATTTCAATAAGCTCCTTAAAGCGACAAGTACCGATTTCATCCGGTATAAGTATGCTGAAATAAACTGGGATAGCCATATGCTCGGACTTGTAGGGCCACGCGGAGTAGGCAAAACCACCATGTTCCTGCAACATATCAAGCAGAGCTTGAATCCGAAAGAGACATTGTATGTTTCAGCAGATAATATGTATTTTGCCGATAATTCCCTGATTGACTTAGCAGACAAGTTCAATAAACAGGGTGGCAGACATTTATTCATTGACGAAATACACAAATACCCTAATTGGTCTCGTGAATTGAAGCAGATATTCGATTCTTATCCGGATATGCAAATACTTTTCACAGGCTCCTCTATTCTGGATATTTATAAAGGAACGGCAGACTTGAGCAGACGTGCGCCAATCTATGAAATGCAAGGACTGTCTTTCAGGGAATATTTAAGCATGTTCCACCAAATTCATGTACCGGTCTACACCTTGGAAGAGATATTGGAACATAAAGTTGAGATTCCGGGGATAGCGCATCCACTTCCATTATTTTCCAAATATCTCCAATATGGCTATTATCCATTCGGCAAAGATGTCACTTTTGAAATAGAGTTGAATCAAGTAATCAATCAGACTATGGAGAATGACATACCCCAATACGCAAATATGAATGTGTCGACAGGACGAAAGCTGAAACAGTTATTGATGATTATTTCAAAAAGTGTTCCATTTAAACCTGTCATGCAAAAGCTTGCTGATATTATAGGAGTAAGCCGCAATTACTTGAGCGACTATTTGCTCTATATAGAGAAAGCCGGTATGATAGCACAAGTCCGGGATGCAACCGGAGGGATCAGAGGTCTGGGTAAAGTGGAAAAAATATACCTGGATAATACCAACCTTATTTATATATTAGGGGGAGAGAATTCTAATATCGGTAATATACGCGAAACATTCTTTTATAACCAGATGCGGGTGAAACAGGATATTATATATTCCAAAGTCTCTGATTTTCAAATTGGAGAGCGGACATTCGAAATTGGCGGAAAGAGCAAAGGACAACAGCAGATTGCCAAAGCACAAGAGGGATATGTTATAAAAGATGATATTGAGACCGGATATGGAAATATTATTCCACTTTGGAATTTCGGAATGAATTATTAG
- a CDS encoding DUF3575 domain-containing protein, whose translation MLKKVTIFMITLFALLSGTASAQEFAVKSNLLYDATSTINLGVEYGLSPRWTLEVSGNYNAWTFSDNKKMKLWMLQPGVRYWTCSRFAGHFWEAHLFGGEYNYGGMLPFGIKPSASGLGSKRYQGWLAGAGVGYGYSWVLGKRWNLEATLGLGYVHFSYDRFECKTCGDKLGSGNKNYFGPTKAAVSLIYIIK comes from the coding sequence ATGCTAAAAAAAGTGACGATTTTCATGATTACCTTGTTTGCGCTCTTATCCGGAACGGCTTCGGCTCAAGAGTTTGCGGTGAAGAGTAATCTGTTGTACGATGCAACTTCTACGATAAACTTGGGAGTAGAATATGGGTTGTCTCCTCGCTGGACGTTGGAGGTGTCCGGCAACTATAATGCGTGGACTTTTTCTGATAATAAGAAAATGAAGCTCTGGATGCTTCAGCCCGGAGTTCGTTATTGGACATGCAGCCGTTTCGCCGGACATTTCTGGGAAGCCCACTTGTTTGGAGGCGAATACAACTACGGCGGTATGCTTCCTTTCGGCATAAAGCCCTCCGCGTCGGGATTGGGCAGTAAGCGCTATCAGGGCTGGCTGGCGGGAGCAGGAGTGGGCTACGGTTACAGTTGGGTGCTGGGCAAGCGCTGGAATTTGGAAGCTACCCTCGGACTGGGCTATGTGCATTTCAGCTACGACCGTTTCGAGTGCAAGACGTGCGGTGACAAGCTGGGCAGTGGGAATAAGAACTATTTCGGCCCTACTAAGGCTGCCGTTTCCCTTATCTATATTATAAAGTAA
- a CDS encoding helix-turn-helix domain-containing protein, protein MELNYIKEHTSCVNYKTEEYSGFSLGQALTGENFDNQEQEIKANHLIFILSGEVEITKDENEKARVHANEFVFIPISSHYVGKVILPGRYINLTFFHNNISLCDKHMLSSYLKEESDVPLYFEALPIKEPLNLFLGLLETYLQAGVSCKHLHEIKERELFIIFRTTYTKREMIRLFHPIMGKEFDFKIAVLQHKDQVYSKKELAQLLGMSNSDLQRKFIQEFGEPVSVWLQKQKNQKILSRLSYDSISIKEIAHEFGFLSASSFNKYCKCNFGYNPTELKKQIKERRIESSVFQCIK, encoded by the coding sequence ATGGAACTGAACTACATTAAAGAGCACACATCGTGTGTAAACTACAAGACAGAAGAGTACAGCGGCTTTTCATTAGGACAAGCCCTGACAGGAGAAAATTTCGACAATCAGGAGCAGGAGATAAAAGCCAACCACCTGATATTTATATTGTCTGGAGAGGTCGAAATTACCAAAGATGAAAATGAAAAAGCAAGGGTGCATGCAAATGAATTTGTGTTTATCCCTATCTCGTCCCACTATGTCGGAAAGGTTATCCTTCCGGGAAGATACATCAACCTTACTTTTTTCCATAACAACATTTCCTTATGTGATAAACACATGTTAAGCAGCTATTTAAAAGAAGAATCAGATGTACCTTTGTACTTCGAGGCACTCCCCATAAAGGAGCCGTTGAACTTGTTTCTTGGTCTGCTGGAAACTTATCTTCAGGCAGGTGTGAGTTGCAAACATCTGCATGAAATTAAAGAACGGGAACTGTTCATTATCTTTAGGACAACCTATACAAAAAGAGAAATGATCAGACTGTTCCATCCCATAATGGGAAAGGAGTTTGACTTCAAAATAGCGGTATTGCAACACAAAGACCAAGTGTACAGCAAAAAGGAACTGGCGCAGTTATTGGGAATGAGCAACTCCGACTTGCAACGAAAGTTCATACAGGAATTTGGAGAACCTGTTTCTGTCTGGTTACAGAAACAAAAAAACCAGAAAATACTGTCAAGGTTAAGTTATGATTCAATTTCTATCAAAGAAATTGCGCATGAGTTTGGCTTCTTGTCAGCATCCAGTTTTAATAAGTATTGCAAATGCAATTTTGGTTACAATCCCACTGAATTAAAAAAACAGATAAAAGAAAGACGAATAGAATCATCTGTTTTTCAATGTATTAAATAA